One window from the genome of Cryptomeria japonica chromosome 6, Sugi_1.0, whole genome shotgun sequence encodes:
- the LOC131856154 gene encoding uncharacterized protein LOC131856154 has protein sequence MDWSQATIPIGKQRVILQPEPKSKFTVFPSDDPKAHILYHDCQFGNYMILSNSEVEGDSSQNEGKEILWLMEFDDSCVASGSGAGVVLIPPSSNAIPFSFKLEFKNTNNTAEYEALLLGLAEAKRLGLKLLRVKGDVELIIK, from the coding sequence atggattggtcCCAAGCCACAATTCCTATTGGGAAGCAGCGAGTCATCCTACAGCCTGAACCAAAGTCCAAATTCACTGTTTTCCCATCTGATGACCCTAAGGCCCATATTTTGTATCATGATTGTCAATTTGGGAACTACATGATTTTGTCTAATAGTGAGGTGGAGGgggattcatctcaaaatgagggaAAAGAAATCCTGTGGCTAATGGAGTTCGATGACAGTTGTGTAGCGTCAGGTTCTGGTGCAGGGGTAGTGTTAATACCACCTTCCAGCAACGCTATTCCTTTTTCCTTCAAGCTAGagttcaaaaataccaacaatacggctgagtatgaggccttgttgTTAGGCTTAGCCGAAGCTAAGAGATTGGGATTGAAGCTCCTACGGGTTAAAGGAGATGTTGAACTTATTATAAAGTAG